The following proteins are co-located in the Opitutaceae bacterium genome:
- the uvrA gene encoding excinuclease ABC subunit UvrA, which yields MQVPTHLHVKGAREHNLKNLELRIPRGKLVVVTGPSGSGKSSLTFDTIYAEGYRKYMESLSTQARQLLEQLKRPDVDFIHGLSPVLAIEQRTGNNSPRTTIATVTEISDYAQLLWALRGEQHCPKDGGRVVQRSLDDNVQHVLERCAGERIQILAPALVAKPSVLRDELPRLRQRGFQRIRIGGEIRSLDEPNLVPTGTQEMAVDIVIDRLVASAEQRSRLADSLELAFREGSDRALLLVQRTAGDPVRDLPLSQSLACERCGDVFPRLTPRHFSANHADGACGTCGGLGRKLRFVPELIVADPEKSVREGAIKPWRIGGKNLIIRHNALLKQLAEQLPFDPEKPWKDLPEETRRIILHGAEDRLFAFKLRRMREARVMPFAGVIADLEESYRETDSDGFRARLSTFMVSGPCPECAGSRLNARSAAVRLQTSGGSITFPQFLSRDIADAESVANAWIAEPGVTDAIREVVTGIQQRLHFLSETGLSYLTLNRDYATLSGGEAQRVRLATQLGMGLIGVIYVLDEPSIGLHAHDNEKLLETLRALRDRGNTVLVVEHDEETMRMADELIELGPEAGSEGGRLLFQGSPADCARLPFKLSRTGPFLARKMGVTKDSATKAPDGSWLTVREARENNLQGIDVRFPIGLLTCVTGVSGSGKSTLVNDILAVAAARKLNGARATPGRHRHIENLDSFERLVQVDQEPIGRSPRSNPATFVGLFDLLRDLFSRVPLAKVRGYKASRFSFNVRGGRCERCQGDGMIKLDMLFMADAYAPCPSCGGRRYNRETLEILFHGRSIADVLDMTVRDAIGLFRNIPKVIDKLATLEAVGLGYLKLGQSATTLSGGEAQRLKLSLELSKRQQGETLYILDEPTTGLHWVDIQRLLDLLFKLRDAGNTIIVIEHNLDVINLADWIVDLGPGGGKDGGRLVFAGPRPEIETVPASLTGAALKKWRRAAG from the coding sequence ATGCAGGTCCCGACCCATCTCCACGTCAAAGGCGCGCGGGAGCACAATCTGAAGAACCTCGAACTCAGGATCCCCCGGGGGAAACTTGTCGTGGTGACGGGGCCGTCGGGCTCGGGCAAGTCCTCCCTCACCTTTGATACGATCTATGCGGAGGGCTACCGGAAGTACATGGAGTCGCTCTCGACTCAGGCGCGGCAGCTCCTTGAGCAGCTCAAGCGCCCGGACGTCGATTTCATCCACGGGCTTTCCCCCGTGCTGGCGATCGAGCAGAGAACGGGAAACAACTCGCCGCGCACCACGATCGCGACAGTCACGGAGATCTCCGACTACGCGCAGCTTCTCTGGGCGCTGCGCGGCGAACAGCACTGCCCGAAGGATGGAGGCCGCGTGGTGCAGCGTTCGCTCGATGACAATGTGCAGCATGTACTCGAGCGCTGCGCCGGTGAGCGCATCCAGATTCTCGCGCCGGCGCTCGTGGCGAAGCCCTCCGTGCTGCGCGACGAGCTGCCGCGGCTTCGCCAGCGGGGGTTTCAACGCATCCGCATCGGCGGCGAGATCCGCAGTCTGGACGAACCGAATCTCGTGCCGACGGGCACGCAGGAAATGGCGGTGGACATCGTTATCGACCGGCTCGTGGCTTCGGCCGAGCAGCGCAGCCGGCTGGCGGACTCGCTCGAACTGGCCTTTCGCGAAGGCTCCGATCGCGCGCTGCTGCTTGTGCAGAGAACGGCCGGCGACCCTGTGAGGGATCTGCCGCTCAGCCAGTCGCTGGCCTGCGAGCGCTGCGGTGATGTTTTTCCCCGCCTGACTCCGCGTCATTTTTCCGCCAATCATGCGGATGGAGCCTGCGGCACGTGCGGAGGACTTGGGCGCAAGCTGCGGTTTGTGCCGGAACTGATTGTCGCCGACCCGGAGAAATCGGTGCGCGAGGGGGCGATCAAGCCCTGGCGCATTGGCGGAAAAAATCTCATCATCCGCCACAACGCCCTGCTCAAACAACTGGCTGAGCAGCTTCCGTTCGATCCGGAGAAACCCTGGAAGGATCTGCCGGAGGAGACGCGGAGGATCATACTTCACGGCGCGGAGGACCGGCTGTTCGCCTTCAAGCTCCGTCGCATGCGGGAGGCCCGGGTCATGCCGTTCGCGGGGGTGATCGCCGATCTGGAGGAGAGTTATCGGGAGACCGACAGCGATGGATTTCGCGCGCGCCTCAGCACCTTCATGGTGAGCGGCCCGTGCCCGGAGTGCGCGGGCTCCCGCCTGAATGCCCGCAGCGCGGCGGTCAGGCTGCAGACGTCGGGTGGATCGATCACCTTTCCGCAGTTTCTGTCCCGTGACATCGCCGATGCGGAGTCGGTGGCGAACGCGTGGATCGCGGAGCCGGGCGTCACCGACGCGATCCGTGAAGTCGTGACCGGCATCCAGCAGCGACTGCATTTTCTATCGGAAACCGGGCTGAGCTACCTGACGCTGAACCGCGACTACGCGACGCTTTCCGGCGGCGAGGCTCAGCGGGTCAGACTGGCCACGCAACTGGGGATGGGGCTCATCGGGGTGATCTACGTGCTGGACGAGCCCAGCATCGGACTGCATGCGCACGACAACGAGAAGCTCCTGGAAACGCTCCGCGCGCTGCGCGACCGCGGAAACACCGTGCTGGTCGTCGAGCATGATGAGGAGACGATGCGCATGGCGGATGAACTCATTGAGCTCGGACCCGAGGCTGGCAGCGAGGGCGGGCGACTGCTCTTCCAGGGTTCGCCGGCGGACTGCGCGCGGCTGCCCTTCAAACTTTCGCGCACGGGACCCTTTCTTGCGCGGAAAATGGGAGTGACCAAGGATTCGGCGACGAAGGCGCCTGACGGCTCCTGGCTGACCGTGCGGGAGGCGCGGGAGAACAATCTCCAGGGCATCGACGTGCGTTTTCCCATCGGCCTGCTCACGTGCGTGACGGGCGTTTCCGGCTCGGGCAAGAGCACGCTGGTGAATGACATCCTGGCGGTCGCGGCGGCGCGGAAACTCAATGGAGCGCGCGCGACTCCCGGACGCCACAGACATATCGAGAACCTCGATTCATTCGAGCGGCTGGTGCAGGTGGATCAGGAGCCCATTGGCCGGAGCCCGCGTTCGAACCCCGCGACGTTTGTCGGCCTGTTCGACCTGCTGCGCGACCTGTTCTCGCGAGTTCCCCTGGCGAAGGTGCGCGGCTACAAGGCCAGCCGCTTTTCCTTCAATGTGCGGGGCGGGCGATGCGAGCGCTGCCAGGGGGACGGCATGATCAAGCTGGACATGCTGTTCATGGCCGACGCGTACGCCCCCTGTCCGAGCTGCGGAGGACGGCGCTACAACCGGGAGACGCTGGAGATTCTCTTTCACGGCAGGTCGATCGCGGATGTCCTGGACATGACTGTGCGCGATGCGATCGGGCTGTTTCGGAACATACCGAAGGTGATCGACAAGCTGGCGACGCTCGAGGCGGTTGGGCTGGGTTATCTCAAGCTCGGCCAGTCGGCGACCACGCTGTCGGGGGGCGAGGCGCAGCGGTTGAAGCTGTCGCTCGAGCTCTCCAAGCGCCAGCAGGGGGAGACGCTTTACATCCTCGACGAGCCGACCACGGGCCTGCACTGGGTCGACATCCAGCGGCTGCTCGACCTGCTGTTCAAGCTGCGGGATGCGGGAAACACGATCATCGTCATTGAGCACAACCTCGACGTGATAAACCTTGCGGACTGGATCGTTGACCTTGGTCCGGGTGGAGGAAAGGACGGCGGCCGGCTGGTGTTTGCCGGCCCCCGCCCGGAGATCGAAACCGTGCCCGCATCGCTCACCGGCGCAGCCCTGAAAAAGTGGCGCAGGGCCGCCGGGTAA
- a CDS encoding helicase has protein sequence MEFDLDRRTAALSVGEFSEFVVGPRESSGGQQGLWRAQIGTHWHQRLHRQTLAGQPTAQAEAPIAGSVAHRGWLITLNGRIDQILPPAESSPRTLREIKTITTPLPADDTALRALYPHYFVQVAAYLALWRIENPDTSVTGQLLFIEIGSGAAQIVRITREEESLFTSRLESLVAFLDLRRQARERLRRLRFRPAFSDLRPGQESTRIDLDAALAAHRFVAFEAPTGFGKTGMLLECALGQLRDGRFSRVIYLTGKSTGQLQVVKTLKTMTAADETPDHPGSGSSTQSLAVWQVRAKSEHCINTTFHCARESCAYLAGAADRWPASGLSRFFLLDDHRRDLDALRVAGRDAFICPYEITRAALAFNDVWIGDYNYVFAPRNRGLFLEQPGFDASQTLLIVDEAHNLPSRVADALSHSMNAADAQATLADLEHSDAGTALRRAWTAWTDLLASLPVCDELVPRIEDDLKDTLQRLAENIAGGFVDYSTLGPVSSERLWQVVELNAWLTESSFPRLLWSPSSGELRFTCLDASTFTGNTLRSFGAVIFSSATFGPSDAFRTAVGLDGDPHIAGSLREQVSVSCASDFSQVVAHTPWRTGAYRIAYDLRVDTSYRKRAVSAATTAATVESLRAAAASAIVVFFPSFRYAESIADALARSGNPLRVAMQPRAMDLAAQAAWVEESLLLSDALFLVLGSGFAESVDLLGGRVTHAMVVGPALPEVNAVQHARMNGLQSEGRDAAFRRVYQIPGMQKVNQAIGRLVRGPGQHAHVLLHCRRFGETAYASLLASDYQFGSNILSDEDLAGWLGSPGFPEPILPPA, from the coding sequence ATGGAATTTGACCTCGATCGCCGAACCGCCGCCCTGAGCGTGGGTGAGTTTTCGGAGTTTGTCGTCGGCCCGCGCGAGAGTTCCGGAGGTCAGCAGGGCCTCTGGCGCGCGCAGATCGGAACCCACTGGCACCAGCGTTTGCACAGACAGACCCTGGCCGGGCAACCGACAGCGCAGGCGGAGGCGCCCATCGCAGGCTCCGTCGCTCATCGCGGATGGCTCATCACCCTGAACGGACGCATCGACCAGATTCTTCCTCCCGCGGAGTCGTCGCCGCGCACGCTTCGCGAGATCAAGACCATCACAACTCCCCTGCCCGCCGACGACACCGCCCTTCGCGCCCTGTATCCGCACTACTTTGTCCAGGTGGCGGCCTACCTGGCGCTCTGGCGTATCGAGAATCCCGATACAAGCGTCACCGGCCAGTTGCTCTTCATCGAGATCGGTTCGGGGGCGGCTCAGATCGTCAGGATCACGCGGGAGGAGGAGTCGCTTTTCACTTCGCGACTCGAAAGCCTGGTCGCATTTCTCGACCTGCGCCGGCAGGCGCGCGAGCGCTTGAGGCGGCTTCGGTTCCGCCCCGCCTTCAGCGATCTGCGCCCGGGCCAGGAGTCCACGCGCATCGACCTCGATGCCGCCCTTGCGGCGCACCGGTTTGTCGCCTTTGAGGCTCCAACGGGGTTCGGCAAGACTGGCATGCTGCTTGAGTGCGCGCTCGGACAGCTTCGCGACGGGAGATTCTCCCGCGTGATCTATCTGACCGGCAAGTCGACCGGTCAGCTCCAGGTCGTCAAGACGCTGAAGACAATGACCGCAGCGGACGAAACGCCGGATCACCCGGGATCCGGGTCCTCCACGCAGTCGCTCGCCGTCTGGCAGGTGCGCGCGAAATCGGAACACTGCATCAACACCACCTTTCATTGCGCCCGCGAAAGCTGCGCCTACCTCGCGGGAGCGGCTGATCGCTGGCCGGCAAGCGGGCTCTCCCGCTTTTTTCTGCTGGATGACCATCGGCGCGACCTCGATGCACTGAGGGTCGCCGGACGTGACGCTTTCATCTGCCCCTACGAAATCACGAGGGCGGCCCTGGCCTTCAACGACGTCTGGATCGGCGATTACAACTACGTCTTCGCGCCACGCAACCGCGGCCTATTTCTTGAGCAGCCCGGATTCGATGCTTCACAAACCCTGCTCATCGTCGACGAAGCGCACAACCTGCCCAGCCGCGTCGCGGACGCCCTTTCCCATTCCATGAACGCCGCCGATGCCCAGGCGACCCTCGCCGATCTCGAACACTCGGATGCCGGCACCGCGCTGCGCCGGGCATGGACGGCGTGGACCGACCTGCTGGCGAGCCTGCCGGTATGCGACGAACTTGTCCCGAGAATCGAGGACGATCTGAAGGACACTCTGCAGCGTCTGGCGGAAAATATCGCGGGCGGCTTTGTGGACTATTCCACTCTCGGCCCCGTCTCGAGCGAGCGCCTGTGGCAGGTCGTCGAGTTGAACGCCTGGTTGACAGAGTCGTCGTTCCCCAGGCTGCTTTGGAGTCCGTCGTCCGGAGAACTCAGGTTCACCTGTCTCGACGCATCGACGTTCACCGGCAACACGCTGCGAAGCTTCGGAGCGGTGATATTTTCAAGCGCCACATTCGGACCGAGCGACGCCTTCAGGACGGCGGTGGGACTGGATGGCGATCCACACATCGCGGGTTCCCTCCGCGAACAGGTCTCCGTTTCGTGCGCATCAGACTTTTCCCAGGTCGTCGCACACACGCCCTGGCGCACAGGCGCTTATCGCATAGCCTACGATCTGAGGGTTGACACCTCCTACCGTAAACGCGCCGTGTCCGCCGCAACGACGGCCGCGACCGTGGAGTCGCTGCGCGCTGCAGCCGCGTCCGCCATCGTCGTCTTCTTTCCGAGTTTTCGCTATGCCGAATCCATCGCCGACGCCCTTGCCCGCTCCGGAAACCCGCTTCGTGTCGCAATGCAGCCGCGCGCCATGGACCTGGCGGCGCAGGCCGCCTGGGTCGAGGAGTCCCTGCTTCTGTCGGATGCGCTCTTTCTCGTGCTCGGATCGGGCTTCGCCGAGAGCGTCGATCTTCTCGGCGGCCGCGTCACCCACGCCATGGTCGTCGGCCCGGCGCTTCCGGAAGTCAACGCGGTCCAGCACGCCCGCATGAACGGCCTGCAATCGGAGGGGCGGGACGCCGCGTTCAGGAGAGTCTACCAGATTCCCGGCATGCAGAAGGTGAACCAGGCGATCGGCAGGCTCGTGCGCGGACCCGGTCAGCACGCGCACGTCCTTCTCCACTGCCGCCGCTTTGGCGAGACCGCCTACGCCTCGCTGCTCGCGTCGGACTACCAGTTTGGAAGCAACATTCTCAGCGACGAGGATCTTGCGGGGTGGCTTGGCTCACCCGGGTTTCCGGAGCCAATCCTCCCGCCGGCTTGA
- a CDS encoding DUF502 domain-containing protein: MSSAPISRLASLRNAFLTGLVLLAPLAVTWVVFSWLVEAVGGRFRPLFFFFLPDHLREHPSLEILWNVLATLLVVSVVTLLGHVSRFFLGRYFGHLAERAVQSIPGVNTVYNTVKQIVGTFSSQNRNIFSKVVMVEFPREGVWTIGFLTDRARGETQAKLPEETWSVFVPTTPNPTSGFLIMVPRNRIVDLDMSVGDGMKLIISGGAVVPPWTQPSEKSAFQDSLSPR, translated from the coding sequence ATGTCGTCCGCGCCGATTTCACGCCTCGCCTCCCTTCGCAATGCGTTCCTCACGGGACTCGTGCTCCTGGCCCCGCTGGCGGTGACCTGGGTCGTGTTTTCCTGGCTGGTCGAGGCGGTCGGCGGCCGGTTCCGCCCGTTGTTTTTCTTCTTCCTTCCGGACCACCTGCGCGAGCATCCGAGCCTGGAGATCCTGTGGAACGTGCTCGCGACCCTGCTCGTCGTCAGTGTCGTCACCCTGCTCGGTCATGTCTCGCGGTTCTTCCTCGGACGCTACTTCGGCCACCTCGCGGAACGCGCCGTTCAATCCATCCCCGGGGTCAACACGGTCTACAACACGGTCAAGCAGATCGTGGGCACGTTCAGCTCCCAGAATCGAAACATCTTCAGCAAGGTGGTCATGGTGGAGTTTCCGCGGGAGGGGGTCTGGACGATCGGCTTTCTCACCGATCGCGCCCGGGGTGAAACCCAGGCGAAGCTACCCGAGGAGACTTGGTCTGTTTTTGTTCCAACCACCCCAAACCCAACGAGCGGGTTTCTCATCATGGTCCCGAGAAACAGGATCGTGGACCTGGACATGAGTGTGGGCGATGGAATGAAGCTGATCATCTCGGGGGGCGCAGTCGTTCCTCCATGGACCCAGCCGTCGGAAAAATCAGCCTTCCAGGACAGCCTCAGCCCACGCTGA
- a CDS encoding helix-turn-helix transcriptional regulator has translation MLNLPDVIRSNRAFDRLSIGDVLIARYTCPLTDDEVGLWAESDYLVHVLTGRKTWRTAAGTWTARAGDAIFFKKGACIVEQHREEEFCVLMFFIPDALVREVVNDLGPGPARESKAVQDPSAAIRVLDDVTLTGFFHSMRTYFAQTERPPEALLRLKLKELLVGVMTGRHNPELAAYLGWLAGHVLPPLASLMEANFRHNLPLEAYARMSHRSLSSFKREFHAQFGVPPGQWLRDRRLAHAAQLLRATDRPVTEIAFDCGFEDASHFTKAFHLRFGQPPSAMRNRR, from the coding sequence ATGCTGAACCTTCCGGACGTGATTCGGTCGAACCGCGCCTTTGATCGCCTGAGCATCGGCGATGTGCTTATCGCGCGTTACACGTGTCCGCTGACCGATGACGAGGTGGGCTTGTGGGCGGAAAGCGATTACCTTGTGCACGTCCTGACCGGCAGGAAGACCTGGCGCACGGCCGCCGGCACGTGGACTGCGCGGGCTGGCGACGCGATCTTTTTCAAGAAGGGCGCCTGCATCGTGGAGCAGCACCGCGAGGAGGAATTCTGCGTGCTGATGTTCTTCATTCCCGATGCGCTTGTGCGCGAAGTGGTGAATGACCTGGGGCCAGGTCCGGCGCGGGAGTCGAAGGCTGTGCAGGATCCGTCGGCCGCGATCCGCGTGCTCGATGACGTCACGCTCACGGGCTTTTTCCACTCGATGCGGACCTATTTTGCGCAAACTGAGCGCCCGCCTGAGGCGCTGCTGCGGCTGAAGCTGAAGGAACTGCTCGTGGGGGTGATGACGGGTCGGCACAATCCCGAACTCGCTGCGTACCTCGGGTGGCTTGCGGGTCACGTTCTCCCGCCGCTGGCGTCGCTCATGGAGGCCAATTTCCGCCACAATCTGCCGCTTGAAGCGTATGCGCGGATGTCGCATCGGAGCCTCTCGTCGTTCAAGCGGGAGTTCCACGCGCAGTTTGGCGTGCCGCCGGGACAATGGCTTCGGGATCGACGGCTCGCGCACGCTGCGCAGTTGCTCCGCGCGACGGATCGTCCGGTGACCGAGATCGCGTTCGACTGCGGTTTTGAAGATGCCTCGCATTTTACCAAGGCATTCCACCTGCGGTTCGGACAACCACCATCGGCCATGCGGAATCGGCGCTGA
- a CDS encoding HEAT repeat domain-containing protein, whose amino-acid sequence MGTLSIRAAANGEGGLALVKWSGAINVPDPVACSVDPQGRVYVTSTTRRKAADLDIREHLMWVPDDVALTSVDEKRAFLKRELAPGKLRVPRGMLKDHNGDGSIDWHDLTALKERVYQMRDTDGDGVADRLTVFAEGFNSEVNGIAAGVLYHDGWVYVTVAPELWRLRDTDDDGVADIRELVVSGMGLHFGYAGHDMHGLMVGPDGRIYWSNGDKGVNVTTKDGRHFFYPNEGSVFRIEPDGSGFEVYAHGLRNVQEPAFDDFGDLFGVDNDADMNGERERFVCILEGSDSGWRCNYQYMMEQSPWMRELLWKPAFDGQSAHHLPPLSNYSDGPAGFRHDPGTALSGAQRGMFLLNEFPSGKMRGFRVEETGDSYRMVDARILHEGVMGIGMAWHPDGSLMMVDWIGGYPLDGLGAVWKVDAASGVDVEERRQTQAILSAGFDQRSLNELKTLMAHRDQRVRQGAQFALAARNDAVTLLAMASDAKGALLGRIHAIWGFGQLLRRRAAAVDDMVPLARDTEPEVRRQVVRILGDAPLTSESTSAMIACLADESARVRVQAAIALGKKHVAEAANALWRYADAAGNDPVGRHAAVFALAGCARPEELAGRKNAASAAQRMAAVLALRKLASPRIAEFLADPEPRIVAEAVRGIHDDRGIPDALPALGALLDDNPSEDAVARRAINACLRLGTEGAAKRLLAYSLNASAETEYRAIALNALCVWPEPPRLDLVDGCARTFHPAPIAEQLTPRLGELLAVADPTLKSLAIRVMIAHSLRARPEQIAAIVLDPTAAADQRALALKLLGEKVREPGAGASAMQAALDKGSPDALHMAAMELLIPSDAAKLCAEARTVLAERGVTEKQHTIALLARAGAEKADALLLELGRDLAAGRCDPALKLDVIEALRSRARENAALEAPVKSYDASAEGKAHAQLLQGGDTRAGETIVNTHLNANCLACHSLSNNGGSEVGPNLRTIGSQRSSAELLESLLAPSSKIAQGFGLVTVALRDGSTVSGTLAKEDGTTVSVRQFDGRYQHIPRSNIREQSAAVSIMPPMLGILEPREIRDVVAFLSSLKSGRQSRAAEETDVRKE is encoded by the coding sequence ATGGGCACCCTTTCAATCCGTGCCGCGGCGAATGGGGAGGGTGGGCTGGCGCTCGTGAAGTGGTCGGGCGCAATCAATGTACCCGATCCCGTGGCCTGCAGCGTGGATCCGCAGGGGCGGGTCTATGTCACCTCGACAACGCGCCGCAAGGCCGCGGATCTCGACATCCGCGAGCACCTGATGTGGGTTCCAGACGATGTCGCATTGACGAGCGTGGATGAAAAGCGCGCCTTCCTGAAGCGGGAGCTGGCACCGGGAAAACTGCGGGTGCCGCGCGGGATGCTGAAGGACCACAATGGCGACGGCTCCATCGACTGGCATGACCTGACCGCCTTGAAGGAACGCGTGTACCAGATGCGCGACACCGATGGCGATGGCGTGGCCGATCGCCTGACTGTGTTTGCCGAGGGATTCAACAGCGAGGTCAATGGAATCGCCGCGGGCGTGCTCTATCACGACGGCTGGGTGTATGTCACGGTGGCGCCTGAACTCTGGCGGCTCAGGGACACCGATGACGACGGCGTCGCGGACATCCGCGAACTCGTGGTGAGCGGCATGGGCCTGCATTTCGGCTACGCCGGTCATGACATGCACGGGCTGATGGTGGGACCTGACGGCCGGATTTATTGGAGCAACGGCGACAAGGGTGTGAACGTGACCACGAAGGACGGGCGCCACTTTTTTTATCCCAATGAAGGGAGCGTCTTCCGCATCGAACCCGATGGAAGCGGATTCGAGGTTTATGCGCACGGCCTTCGCAATGTGCAGGAGCCGGCGTTCGATGATTTTGGAGATCTCTTCGGCGTGGACAACGACGCGGACATGAACGGGGAGCGGGAGCGTTTTGTCTGCATTCTTGAAGGCTCCGACAGCGGGTGGCGGTGCAACTACCAGTACATGATGGAGCAGAGCCCATGGATGCGGGAGCTCCTGTGGAAACCCGCGTTTGACGGACAGAGTGCCCATCACCTGCCGCCGCTTTCAAACTACTCCGACGGTCCGGCGGGTTTTCGTCATGATCCGGGCACCGCGCTTTCAGGAGCGCAGCGCGGCATGTTCCTCCTGAATGAGTTTCCCTCGGGAAAAATGCGGGGCTTCCGTGTGGAGGAGACAGGGGATTCCTACCGGATGGTTGATGCGCGCATCCTTCATGAGGGGGTGATGGGCATCGGCATGGCCTGGCATCCCGATGGATCGCTGATGATGGTGGACTGGATCGGCGGCTATCCGCTCGACGGGCTGGGGGCGGTCTGGAAGGTGGACGCCGCTTCGGGGGTGGATGTGGAGGAGCGGCGCCAGACGCAGGCGATCTTGTCCGCGGGATTCGACCAGCGGTCGCTAAATGAGCTGAAGACCCTGATGGCGCATCGCGACCAGCGTGTGCGTCAGGGTGCACAATTCGCGCTCGCGGCGAGGAATGACGCGGTGACGCTGCTGGCCATGGCGTCGGATGCGAAAGGCGCGCTGCTGGGGCGCATACATGCAATCTGGGGTTTCGGACAACTGCTCAGACGGCGGGCGGCCGCTGTGGATGACATGGTGCCGCTTGCGCGGGACACCGAGCCCGAGGTTCGCCGGCAGGTCGTCCGCATTCTGGGAGACGCGCCGCTGACCTCGGAGTCGACCTCTGCGATGATAGCGTGCCTCGCCGATGAATCCGCGCGGGTTCGTGTTCAAGCTGCGATCGCGCTGGGCAAGAAGCATGTCGCCGAAGCGGCGAATGCGCTTTGGCGGTACGCGGATGCTGCGGGCAACGATCCCGTTGGCCGCCACGCAGCCGTCTTTGCGCTTGCGGGATGCGCGCGACCGGAAGAACTCGCGGGCAGGAAGAATGCCGCGTCCGCCGCTCAGCGCATGGCTGCCGTGCTTGCCTTGCGCAAGCTCGCGTCGCCGCGCATAGCGGAGTTTCTCGCGGACCCGGAGCCGCGGATTGTGGCGGAGGCGGTGCGCGGCATCCACGACGATCGTGGTATTCCCGACGCTCTTCCCGCGCTTGGCGCGCTGCTTGACGACAACCCTTCCGAAGATGCCGTCGCGAGGCGAGCCATCAATGCCTGCTTGCGCCTGGGTACGGAGGGTGCGGCGAAGCGCCTTCTCGCGTATTCACTCAATGCGTCCGCTGAGACGGAATATCGTGCCATCGCGCTCAACGCTCTCTGCGTCTGGCCCGAACCTCCGAGGCTCGATCTGGTGGATGGCTGCGCGCGGACATTTCATCCGGCGCCGATAGCGGAGCAGCTCACGCCCAGGCTTGGCGAACTCCTGGCCGTTGCCGATCCGACACTGAAGTCGCTGGCGATCCGCGTGATGATCGCCCACTCCCTGCGTGCGCGTCCCGAGCAGATCGCCGCGATCGTCCTGGACCCCACGGCTGCCGCCGATCAGCGGGCGCTTGCGCTCAAGCTGCTCGGCGAAAAAGTCCGCGAGCCGGGCGCTGGAGCGAGCGCCATGCAGGCGGCGTTGGACAAAGGATCGCCTGATGCGCTGCACATGGCTGCGATGGAACTGCTGATTCCGAGCGACGCGGCGAAACTGTGCGCCGAAGCGCGAACGGTCCTCGCTGAACGCGGCGTGACGGAAAAGCAGCACACGATTGCACTGCTGGCGCGCGCGGGAGCGGAGAAAGCTGATGCTCTCCTGCTGGAACTTGGACGCGATCTGGCCGCCGGGCGCTGTGATCCGGCGCTGAAGCTCGATGTGATCGAGGCGCTGCGGAGCCGGGCACGGGAGAACGCGGCGCTTGAGGCACCCGTGAAATCGTATGATGCGTCGGCGGAAGGAAAGGCGCATGCGCAACTTCTGCAGGGCGGTGATACCCGCGCCGGTGAAACCATCGTCAACACCCACCTCAATGCGAACTGCCTCGCGTGCCATTCGCTTTCGAACAATGGCGGAAGCGAGGTGGGTCCGAATCTCAGGACAATCGGTTCACAGCGTTCGAGCGCGGAATTGCTGGAGTCGCTTCTGGCGCCTTCGTCGAAGATCGCCCAGGGATTCGGACTCGTGACGGTTGCGCTGCGCGATGGAAGCACGGTCAGCGGCACGCTGGCGAAGGAGGACGGCACGACGGTTTCGGTGCGGCAGTTTGACGGTCGCTATCAGCACATTCCCCGTTCGAACATCAGGGAGCAGAGCGCGGCAGTTTCCATCATGCCACCGATGCTGGGCATACTTGAGCCGCGGGAAATCCGCGATGTCGTCGCGTTTCTTTCCTCCTTGAAGTCAGGGCGGCAGTCGCGTGCGGCGGAGGAAACGGACGTCCGCAAAGAGTAG